One region of Chloroflexota bacterium genomic DNA includes:
- a CDS encoding 4Fe-4S binding protein: MADLSVSICSLKFPNPVMPAAGPPVRDAARCLAAIEGGAGGIVTKTISVKAADVPTPNMAEIKGGFLNTELWSELSPEEWVEKEYPAIRKACNQRGIPLIVGLGYTADDIKQLAPKIKPFADAVELSTHYLGEDPGPMVATIKAAKQALDVPVFVKLSPGVRDLIIAAKAAEEAGADGLVAINSMGPCFGIDIETGRPLMGGKEGYGWLSGQAIKALALRCVYDVCCNVNIPVIGVGGISNGPDAIEMLMVGAQAVQLCTAAILRGPTIFGRVAKEMNKWLDAHDYHSLADVQGRTLKLRTQRVATSTYNLAALKPPQLVAEKCTGCGLCVISCLYGAITLPDKVIAIDEKACWRCGVCVSRCRFGALSIGGAGHRLNRVRHPGTGILALIPAPGAEVGVDLLPP; this comes from the coding sequence ATGGCTGACCTTAGTGTAAGTATCTGCAGTTTAAAGTTTCCCAATCCGGTTATGCCCGCCGCCGGGCCCCCGGTGCGCGACGCAGCGCGCTGTCTCGCCGCCATCGAGGGCGGAGCAGGAGGCATCGTGACCAAGACGATATCAGTTAAGGCCGCTGATGTTCCTACCCCCAACATGGCCGAGATTAAGGGTGGGTTTCTCAACACGGAGTTATGGTCAGAGCTATCGCCTGAGGAATGGGTTGAGAAGGAATACCCAGCGATAAGGAAAGCGTGTAATCAGAGGGGCATACCGCTCATCGTTGGGCTCGGCTACACGGCCGACGATATAAAGCAATTAGCCCCTAAGATAAAGCCGTTCGCCGATGCCGTTGAACTCTCTACCCATTATCTGGGTGAGGACCCAGGGCCGATGGTAGCTACCATCAAGGCAGCCAAGCAGGCCCTGGATGTCCCTGTCTTCGTCAAGCTCAGCCCAGGGGTGCGGGACCTGATCATCGCGGCCAAGGCCGCCGAGGAGGCCGGAGCCGATGGACTGGTGGCCATCAACTCTATGGGACCTTGTTTTGGCATTGATATAGAGACCGGACGGCCCCTAATGGGAGGCAAGGAGGGTTATGGTTGGCTCTCCGGCCAGGCCATTAAGGCGCTGGCTTTGCGCTGTGTCTACGATGTTTGCTGCAACGTCAACATCCCGGTCATCGGTGTCGGGGGCATCTCTAATGGGCCAGATGCGATTGAGATGCTGATGGTCGGGGCACAGGCGGTACAGCTCTGCACGGCAGCTATTCTAAGAGGACCAACCATCTTCGGTCGAGTAGCTAAGGAGATGAATAAGTGGCTGGATGCCCATGACTACCACTCGCTTGCGGATGTCCAGGGACGAACGCTAAAGCTGCGCACGCAACGGGTAGCGACCTCCACCTACAACCTGGCCGCCCTCAAGCCACCCCAATTGGTCGCCGAGAAATGCACCGGATGCGGCTTGTGTGTGATCAGCTGTCTCTATGGGGCAATCACCTTGCCAGACAAGGTCATCGCCATCGATGAGAAAGCCTGCTGGCGTTGTGGGGTCTGCGTAAGCCGCTGTCGCTTTGGGGCTTTAAGCATCGGGGGGGCCGGCCACCGTCTAAATAGGGTGAGGCATCCAGGGACTGGGATACTGGCTCTAATCCCTGCGCCTGGTGCGGAAGTGGGCGTAGATCTCCTGCCGCCGTGA